In Rhinopithecus roxellana isolate Shanxi Qingling chromosome 4, ASM756505v1, whole genome shotgun sequence, a single genomic region encodes these proteins:
- the LOC104671023 gene encoding histone H2A type 1-H-like, with translation MSGRGKQGGKARAKAKTRSSRAGLQFPVGRVHRLLRKGNYAERVGAGAPVYLAAVLEYLTAEILELAGNAARDNKKTRIIPRHLQLAIRNDEELNKLLGKVTIAQGGVLPNIQAVLLPKKTESHHKVK, from the coding sequence ATGTCTGGACGTGGCAAGCAAGGCGGTAAAGCTCGCGCTAAGGCCAAGACCCGTTCTTCTCGggctgggcttcagtttcccgtAGGCCGAGTGCACCGCCTACTACGCAAGGGCAATTATGCAGAGCGGGTTGGGGCCGGCGCGCCGGTGTACCTGGCTGCGGTGCTGGAGTACCTGACTGCTGAGATCCTGGAGCTGGCTGGCAATGCGGCCCGCGACAACAAGAAGACCCGCATCATCCCGCGTCACCTCCAGCTGGCTATCCGCAACGATGAAGAGCTCAACAAGCTGCTGGGCAAAGTCACCATCGCGCAGGGTGGTGTCTTGCCCAATATCCAGGCCGTGCTGCTGCCTAAGAAGACTGAGAGCCACCATAAGGTCAAATAA
- the LOC104671029 gene encoding histone H2B type 1-K, producing the protein MPEPAKSAPAPKKGSKKAVTKAQKKDGKKRKRSRKESYSVYVYKVLKQVHPDTGISSKAMGIMNSFVNDIFERIAGEASRLAHYNKRSTITSREIQTAVRLLLPGELAKHAVSEGTKAVTKYTSAK; encoded by the coding sequence ATGCCGGAGCCAGCGAAATCCGCTCCTGCGCCCAAGAAGGGCTCGAAGAAGGCAGTGACTAAGGCCCAGAAGAAAGACGGCAAGAAGCGCAAGCGCAGCCGCAAGGAGAGCTACTCCGTGTACGTGTACAAGGTGCTGAAGCAGGTCCACCCTGACACCGGCATTTCCTCTAAGGCCATGGGAATCATGAACTCCTTCGTCAACGACATCTTCGAGCGCATTGCGGGTGAGGCTTCCCGCCTGGCGCATTACAACAAGCGCTCGACCATCACCTCCAGGGAGATCCAGACAGCCGTGCGCCTGCTGCTGCCCGGGGAGTTGGCCAAGCACGCCGTGTCCGAGGGCACCAAGGCCGTCACCAAGTACACCAGCGCTAAGTAA